Proteins co-encoded in one Quercus robur chromosome 8, dhQueRobu3.1, whole genome shotgun sequence genomic window:
- the LOC126695134 gene encoding phosphoenolpyruvate carboxylase, housekeeping isozyme: MANRNLEKLASIDAQLRLLVPAKVSEDDKLVEYDALLLDRFLDILQDLHGEDLKETVQECYELSAEYEGLHDPKKLEELGSVLTSLDPGDSIVIAKSFSHMLNLANLAEEVQIAHRRRNKLKKGDFADENSATTESDIEETLKRLVVQLKKSPQEVFDALKNQTVDLVLTAHPTQSVRRSLLQKHARIRNCLAQLYAKDITPDDKQELDEALQREIQAAFRTDEIRRTPPTPQDEMRAGMSYFHETIWKGVPKFLRRVDTALKNLGINERLPYNAPLIQFSSWMGGDRDGNPRVTPEVTRDVCLLARMMAANLYYSQIEDLMFELSMWRCNDELQICADELHRSTKKDAKHYIEFWKQIPPNEPYRVILGDVRDRLYQTRERSRHLLANGYSDIPEDATFTNVEQFLEPLELCYRSLCACGDRAIADGSLLDFLRQVSTFGLSLVRLDIRQESDRHTDVLDAITKHLEIGSYREWSEERRQEWLLSELSGKRPLFGPDLPKTEEISDVLDTFHVIAELPSDNFGAYIISMATAPSDVLAVELLQRECHVKLPLRVVPLFEKLDDLEAAPAALARLFSVDWYRNRINGKQEVMIGYSDSGKDAGRFSAAWQLYKAQEELIKVAKQYGVKLTMFHGRGGTVGRGGGPTHLAILSQPPETIHGSLRVTVQGEVIEQSFGEEHLCFRTLQRFTAATLEHGMHPPVSPKPEWRALMDEMAVIATEEYRSIVFKEPRFVEYFRLATPELEYGRMNIGSRPSKRKPSGGIESLRAIPWIFAWTQTRFHLPVWLGFGAAFKQVIQKDIRNLHMLQEMYNAWPFFRVTIDLVEMVFAKGDPGIAALYDKLLVSEELWSFGERLRTNYEQTKSLLLQIAGHKDLLEGDPHLKQRLRLRDSYITTLNVCQAYTLKRIRDQNYHVKVRPHISKDFIEVSKPADELVKLNPTSDYAPGLEDTLILTMKGIAAGLQNTG, from the exons ATGGCGAATCGGAATCTTGAGAAGTTGGCGTCGATCGACGCGCAGCTTCGGCTTTTGGTTCCGGCCAAAGTGAGTGAGGATGACAAGCTGGTTGAGTATGATGCTCTGCTTTTGGATCGTTTTCTCGACATTCTCCAAGATTTACATGGGGAGGATCTCAAGGAAACT GTTCAAGAGTGTTATGAGCTTTCTGCTGAGTATGAAGGTCTGCATGATCCTAAGAAGCTAGAAGAGCTTGGAAGTGTGTTGACAAGCTTGGATCCAGGGGACTCTATTGTCATTGCAAAGTCTTTCTCCCACATGCTTAACTTGGCCAACTTGGCCGAGGAGGTCCAGATTGCTCACCGCAGACGGAACAAGCTTAAAAAGGGAGACTTTGCTGATGAGAACTCTGCAACAACCGAATCAGACATAGAAGAAACTCTCAAGAGACTTGTGGTGCAACTTAAGAAGTCTCCACAGGAAGTTTTTGATGCTCTCAAGAACCAGACTGTAGATCTGGTCTTGACTGCTCATCCTACACAATCAGTTCGTAGATCTTTGCTTCAAAAGCATGCAAG GATTAGGAATTGTTTAGCCCAATTGTATGCCAAAGACATTACACCTGATGATAAGCAGGAGCTTGATGAGGCACTTCAGAGGGAG ATTCAAGCTGCATTTCGTACAGATGAGATCCGGAGGACCCCTCCAACTCCACAAGATGAGATGAGGGCAGGGATGAGCTATTTCCATGAAACAATCTGGAAGGGTGTTCCAAAGTTTCTACGCCGTGTTGACACGGCTTTGAAGAACTTAGGGATTAATGAACGTCTTCCTTACAATGCCCCacttattcaattttcttcttgGATGGGTGGTGATCGTGATG GTAATCCTAGGGTGACTCCTGAGGTCACAAGAGATGTTTGCTTATTGGCTAGAATGATGGCCGCTAACTTGTACTATTCCCAAATTGAGGATCTTATGTTTGAG tTATCTATGTGGCGGTGCAATGATGAGCTTCAAATTTGTGCAGACGAACTCCATAGGTCAACCAAGAAAGATGCCAAGCACTATATAG AGTTTTGGAAACAAATTCCTCCAAATGAACCCTATCGTGTCATTCTTGGTGATGTGAGGGATAGGCTTTATCAGACCCGTGAACGCTCTCGTCATTTGTTAGCCAATGGGTACTCTGACATTCCAGAGGATGCAACTTTCACCAATGTTGAGCAG TTCTTGGAACCTCTTGAACTATGTTACAGATCACTCTGCGCATGTGGTGACCGAGCGATTGCTGATGGAAGCCTTCTTGATTTCTTGCGGCAAGTGTCAACTTTTGGACTATCACTTGTGAGACTCGATATTAGGCAAGAGTCTGACCGCCATACTGATGTCTTGGATGCCATTACAAAGCACTTGGAAATTGGTTCCTACCGAGAGTGGTCTGAAGAACGTCGACAGGAATGGCTTTTATCTGAACTCAGCGGCAAGCGCCCACTGTTTGGACCTGATCTTCCTAAAACTGAAGAAATTAGTGATGTTTTGGACACATTTCATGTCATAGCTGAACTTCCATCAGACAACTTTGGAGCATACATCATTTCAATGGCAACTGCACCGTCTGATGTGCTTGCCGTTGAGCTCCTGCAACGTGAATGCCATGTGAAGCTACCATTAAGAGTTGTTCCACTGTTTGAGAAACTTGATGACTTGGAAGCTGCTCCTGCTGCTTTAGCTCGGCTATTCTCAGTAGATTGGTACAGAAATCGGATTAATGGAAAGCAAGAAGTTATGATTGGGTATTCAGATTCTGGTAAAGATGCTGGAAGGTTTTCTGCAGCCTGGCAGTTATACAAGGCTCAAGAGGAGCTTATAAAGGTTGCTAAGCAATACGGTGTGAAGCTAACTATGTTCCATGGTCGTGGTGGGACCGTTGGAAGAGGAGGCGGCCCCACCCATCTTGCCATATTGTCTCAACCTCCGGAAACAATTCATGGATCACTCCGTGTTACTGTTCAAGGTGAAGTTATAGAGCAATCATTTGGGGAGGAGCACTTGTGTTTCAGAACACTCCAGCGTTTCACAGCTGCTACTCTGGAGCATGGTATGCATCCCCCTGTTTCACCAAAACCGGAATGGCGTGCATTGATGGATGAAATGGCTGTCATTGCTACAGAGGAATATCGTTCCATTGTTTTCAAAGAACCCCGATTTGTTGAATATTTCCGACTT GCTACACCAGAGTTGGAATATGGTCGGATGAACATTGGAAGCCGCCCATCAAAGCGAAAGCCAAGTGGGGGCATTGAATCACTCCGTGCAATCCCATGGATCTTTGCCTGGACACAAACAAGGTTTCATCTACCAGTGTGGCTAGGCTTTGGAGCGGCATTCAAGCAGGTCATTCAGAAGGACATTAGGAATCTGCATATGCTGCAGGAGATGTACAATGCATGGCCTTTCTTTAGGGTCACCATTGATTTGGTTGAAATGGTGTTCGCCAAGGGAGACCCAGGAATTGCTGCTTTGTATGACAAGCTCCTTGTATCAGAAGAATTGTGGTCATTTGGAGAGAGATTGAGGACCAATTATGAACAAACTAAGAGCCTTCTCCTGCAG ATTGCCGGACACAAGGATCTTCTTGAAGGGGACCCACACTTGAAGCAAAGACTCCGCCTGCGTGATTCCTACATTACTACCCTGAATGTTTGCCAAGCCTACACATTGAAGAGAATAAGGGATCAAAACTACCATGTGAAGGTGCGGCCACACATCTCCAAGGACTTTATTGAAGTAAGCAAACCAGCAGATGAACTTGTGAAGCTGAACCCAACAAGTGACTATGCCCCTGGTTTGGAGGATACCCTCATCTTGACCATGAAGGGTATTGCTGCAGGCTTGCAGAACACCGGTTAG
- the LOC126696117 gene encoding uncharacterized protein LOC126696117, which yields MGLPEDSELRESLMRRPLEDIRQLMGRIEEYKRLEVDRLQSKGKASIGNRPRQSGFQPRPRKDLRIQEPELQLGEVNVTFKAPIHRIVDRIKNEPYFKFPNKMGGDPSRRNQNLYCTYHRDKGHIIEQRQEFVADTGNKDAEQGTQQRGNPLPPPLGVIEVIHAAPRGTAMAGRRGVLIVVPVENSSGKQPPEKKLKLVREPITFNDDDLEGTIQPHDDALVVIAWIKGFIVKRVMVDQGSGADLMYSDLFRGLRLKKEDLLKYDTPLVGFDGQVVILEG from the exons ATGGGGCTacccgaggattctgaactgcGAGAGTCGTTGATGAGGAGGCCTCTCGAGGATATAAGGCAGCTCATGGGGCGTATAGAGGAATACAAACGCCTAGAGGTCGATCGGCTACAAAGTAAGGGCAAGGCCTCGATAGGGAATCGTCCTCGGCAGAGCGGGTTTCAGCCAAGGCCTCGAAAGGATTTAAGGATACAAGAGCCAGAGCTGCAATTGGGAGAGGTGAACGTGACGTTTAAAGCGCCGATACACAGAATCGTAGACCGGATAAAAAATGAGCCGTACTTCAAATTTCCGAACAAGATGGGGGGTGACCCATCCCGTAGGAATCAGAATTTGTACTGTACCTATCACAGGGATAAGGGGCATATCATCGAGCAACGCCAG GAGTTTGTGGCGGATACAGGGAATAAGGATGCCGAGCAAGGTACTCAGCAAAGAGGGAACCCTCTTCCGCCCCCATTAGGAGTGATCGAGGTTATCCATGCTGCCCCAAGGGGTACTGCAATGGCCGGGAGGAGAGGAGTGTTGATCGTAGTGCCTGTGGAAAATAGTTCGGGCAAGCAACCACCCGAGAAGAAGCTAAAACTTGTTCGGGAGCCCATCACTTTTAATGATGATGATTTAGAAGGAACGATTCAACCGCACGATGATGCGTTGGTGGTGATAGCCTGGATAAAGGGTTTCATAGTAAAGAGGGTAATGGTGGACCAAGGAAGTGGGGCTGATCTGATGTATTCGGATCTGTTCAGAGGGCTCAGACTGAAAAAGGAGGACCTCTTAAAATACGATACACCCCTAGTCGGGTTTGATGGTCAGGTGGTGATTCTCGAGGGGTAA